The Paenibacillus uliginis N3/975 genome has a window encoding:
- a CDS encoding GNAT family N-acetyltransferase produces MINFRFLQEQDQESVKKLMKEYPLQFPDFVTEMYPERWAIYLSDRDLTKSQYVVATDEREQMVGHAGYIHNDDLRLYEFVGVVVSPKHHRQGIGKDLLKSLSLLLKAQGISRVMLSTLGHPGNEETLAFYRSLGYQELKYETDYYTKGFSRVTFIKDL; encoded by the coding sequence ATGATTAATTTTCGTTTTTTACAGGAGCAGGATCAGGAATCTGTGAAAAAATTAATGAAGGAGTATCCTCTTCAGTTCCCGGATTTTGTGACTGAGATGTATCCAGAACGTTGGGCCATTTACCTATCTGATCGTGATTTGACAAAGTCGCAGTACGTTGTGGCTACAGATGAGAGGGAGCAAATGGTAGGTCATGCAGGATACATTCATAACGATGACCTAAGGCTGTATGAATTCGTTGGTGTAGTCGTGTCTCCTAAACATCATAGACAGGGAATCGGAAAGGACTTGCTGAAATCGCTATCCCTATTGTTAAAGGCACAAGGAATTAGCAGGGTCATGTTATCTACGTTAGGTCACCCGGGAAATGAGGAGACATTGGCCTTCTATCGTTCTTTGGGTTATCAGGAACTGAAGTACGAAACGGATTATTATACGAAAGGGTTCTCACGTGTGACCTTTATTAAAGATTTATAG